The following proteins are encoded in a genomic region of Clostridium kluyveri:
- the amrA gene encoding AmmeMemoRadiSam system protein A → MSLKGFYLLPHPPIVIPEIGKGQEKKISNTGDGFHVIGKEIAKKAPDTIILVTPHGVMFKDAISLSYENEISGDLKNFGTSDISMKLQINKPLTSKIYELAYKAHIPVVMATNSLLNKYNTSIYLDHGAMVPLYFIDKYYKDYKLVHITYAPLGDINLYKFGMYINKAVEELGEEVVFIASGDLSHKLKEEGPYGYSPFGEKFDREFLENLKNGDSKDIFNMDKENITNAAECGRNSVLTLLGALDKSRFNGELLSYEGTFGVGYGVMRFNVLSEDTSKLKQLELLQSHALEKGKEESNPYVRLARESVEFYLNKGRVLKKIPDYITDEMINIKRGVFVSLKKYGDLRGCIGTIFPAADNVAEEIMRNAVGAAFNDPRFYEVEKEELLDIVFSVDVLTEPELSCREELDPEQYGVIVRKGRKTGLLLPNLEGVDTVEKQLLIALEKAGIKPNEEYKIERFKVVRYKEH, encoded by the coding sequence TTGAGCTTAAAAGGATTTTATTTACTGCCCCATCCTCCCATTGTAATTCCAGAGATAGGAAAAGGGCAGGAAAAAAAGATTAGTAATACCGGTGATGGTTTTCATGTAATAGGAAAAGAGATTGCCAAAAAGGCTCCAGATACTATTATACTTGTGACCCCCCATGGTGTCATGTTTAAAGATGCTATTTCTTTAAGCTATGAAAATGAAATATCAGGGGATTTAAAAAATTTTGGGACATCAGATATTTCTATGAAGTTACAAATTAACAAACCCCTTACCAGTAAAATATATGAACTTGCATATAAAGCTCATATACCTGTTGTAATGGCCACCAATTCTCTTTTAAATAAATATAATACTTCTATTTATTTAGATCATGGAGCTATGGTTCCTCTGTATTTTATTGATAAATACTATAAGGACTATAAACTTGTACACATAACTTATGCACCTTTAGGTGATATTAATCTATATAAATTTGGTATGTATATAAATAAAGCAGTAGAAGAGTTAGGAGAAGAAGTTGTATTTATAGCAAGTGGAGACTTATCCCATAAATTAAAAGAAGAAGGACCTTATGGGTACAGTCCTTTTGGAGAAAAGTTTGATAGGGAGTTTCTTGAAAATTTAAAAAATGGAGATAGTAAGGACATTTTTAATATGGATAAGGAGAATATAACTAATGCAGCAGAGTGTGGGAGAAATTCTGTTTTAACCTTACTGGGAGCTTTAGATAAGAGTAGATTTAATGGGGAACTTTTAAGTTATGAGGGAACTTTTGGAGTGGGTTATGGAGTAATGAGATTTAATGTGTTATCAGAGGATACCTCAAAATTAAAGCAATTAGAATTGCTTCAAAGTCATGCCCTGGAAAAGGGAAAAGAGGAAAGCAATCCCTATGTAAGACTTGCAAGAGAAAGTGTTGAGTTTTATTTGAATAAGGGAAGAGTGCTTAAAAAAATTCCAGATTATATAACAGATGAAATGATAAATATTAAAAGAGGAGTATTTGTGTCCTTAAAAAAATATGGAGATTTAAGAGGATGTATAGGTACCATATTTCCTGCTGCAGATAATGTAGCAGAAGAAATTATGCGTAATGCTGTTGGAGCGGCCTTCAATGATCCAAGATTTTATGAAGTGGAAAAAGAGGAACTTTTAGATATTGTGTTTTCAGTGGATGTTTTAACAGAACCTGAACTCTCTTGTAGGGAAGAATTGGATCCGGAGCAATATGGCGTTATTGTAAGGAAAGGGAGAAAAACAGGACTTTTGCTTCCTAATTTAGAAGGGGTAGATACAGTTGAAAAACAGCTTTTAATTGCCCTGGAAAAAGCAGGTATAAAACCTAATGAAGAATATAAAATAGAAAGGTTTAAAGTAGTTCGTTATAAAGAACATTGA
- a CDS encoding DsrE/DsrF/DrsH-like family protein codes for MNKKLNLLIFSGDYDKALAGLIIANAAREIDIDVSIFFGFWGLLLVRDPNAPPCENKTVYEKMFSMMTPNGIEELPLSKMNFSGIGKEMLKAMMKEEDTPSITAFLKGALKKGVKFYGCKLSVEIMGFKKEELLPEVEIIEAKDYLKDAVNSNMQLFI; via the coding sequence TTGAACAAAAAATTAAATCTACTTATATTTAGTGGAGATTATGACAAAGCTCTTGCTGGACTGATTATAGCTAATGCAGCCAGAGAAATAGACATAGACGTATCAATATTTTTTGGTTTTTGGGGGCTTCTCCTGGTACGAGATCCTAATGCCCCTCCCTGTGAAAATAAAACTGTTTATGAGAAAATGTTTTCCATGATGACTCCAAATGGCATTGAAGAGTTGCCCCTATCTAAAATGAATTTCAGTGGTATAGGTAAAGAAATGCTTAAAGCCATGATGAAAGAGGAGGATACTCCAAGCATCACAGCTTTTTTAAAAGGAGCCTTAAAAAAAGGAGTAAAATTTTATGGTTGTAAACTTTCAGTAGAAATCATGGGATTTAAAAAGGAGGAACTCCTTCCTGAAGTTGAAATAATAGAAGCAAAAGATTACTTAAAAGATGCCGTTAATTCAAATATGCAGTTGTTTATCTAA
- a CDS encoding LysE/ArgO family amino acid transporter, with protein MMKYLIQGFILGISYVAPIGMQNLYVINTAVAMSKRRAYETAFITIFFDITLSVASFFGIGILIDNFYFLKLLIFLLGTIVIIYIGISLIRSKPQLSKDNINVDISLCKLAAACFTVTWLNPQAIIDGSLLLGSFRASMPLYACKFFITGVCMASFIWFIFLAAVFSIFKNNFNENILGKINIICGSVVIFYGVKLGHNFLKLILYS; from the coding sequence ATGATGAAATATTTAATACAAGGATTCATACTTGGAATTAGTTATGTGGCACCTATAGGAATGCAAAATTTATATGTGATAAATACAGCTGTGGCTATGAGTAAGAGAAGAGCTTATGAAACAGCGTTTATTACTATATTTTTTGACATAACCTTATCTGTTGCAAGTTTTTTTGGAATAGGTATACTTATAGATAATTTTTATTTTTTAAAGCTGTTGATTTTTCTTTTGGGAACCATTGTTATTATCTATATAGGAATATCACTTATTAGGTCCAAGCCTCAATTGTCAAAGGATAACATAAATGTAGATATATCCTTATGTAAATTGGCGGCGGCCTGCTTTACAGTAACCTGGCTTAACCCCCAGGCTATAATAGATGGCTCACTGCTGCTGGGGAGCTTTAGGGCATCCATGCCTTTATATGCCTGTAAATTTTTTATTACCGGAGTATGCATGGCATCCTTTATATGGTTTATTTTTCTTGCTGCAGTTTTTTCAATCTTTAAAAATAATTTTAATGAAAATATACTTGGAAAAATAAATATAATTTGCGGCAGTGTGGTTATTTTTTATGGAGTAAAATTGGGACACAATTTTTTAAAACTTATACTTTATTCATAG
- a CDS encoding PLP-dependent aminotransferase family protein yields the protein MIDINWKPDKNSSRTLYRQIVDYIISEISSGNFAIGTKIPSQRKLAEIFEVNRSTIVEALDELKSRGLIEGNKGGGTTIVNNTWSLLSSKPELNWKNYIEGSIHKPNLHTIQMVNKLEYEENIIRLGTGEPGPDLFPRHMMNKVLNRCLNRITSLGYLEAKGLLELRQVISKYIKKYGIQVPPSSILIVSGALQALQLISLSLLPPGSKILVEDPSYLKSLHIFQSLGVNLTGLKMDGEGIIPGEIQKNGGKNAAKMLYTIPTFNNPTGIVMSEKRRMKILKCCGDLRIPIVEDDVYRELWIEKSPPMPLKSRDKNGNVLYLGSISKCLAPGFRIGWIAGAESVIERLADIKMQTDYGSSSISQMMLMEWISSGLYEEHLKEFRRKLRFRRDKTIEILKDNFKDIASWNIPQGGFYIWLKLNSNISINKLFQESIKEKILINPGSMYSFSNNQNLRISYSYALMNQMEMGLKKLSHIIRKLEKEQNSC from the coding sequence GTGATAGATATTAATTGGAAACCGGATAAAAATTCTTCTAGAACTTTGTATAGACAAATTGTAGATTATATAATCAGTGAAATATCCAGTGGAAACTTTGCTATAGGTACTAAAATTCCTTCTCAAAGAAAACTTGCAGAGATATTTGAAGTAAACAGAAGTACTATAGTTGAAGCTTTAGATGAGTTAAAAAGCAGGGGACTTATTGAAGGCAATAAAGGAGGAGGTACTACAATAGTAAATAATACATGGTCCTTACTTTCCTCAAAACCAGAATTGAATTGGAAGAATTATATTGAAGGAAGTATTCATAAGCCGAATCTCCATACCATTCAAATGGTTAATAAGTTGGAATATGAAGAAAATATAATTAGACTTGGAACTGGGGAACCAGGTCCTGATTTATTTCCCAGGCATATGATGAATAAAGTTTTAAATAGATGTTTAAATAGAATTACTTCATTAGGGTATCTTGAAGCAAAAGGGCTGTTGGAATTAAGGCAGGTAATTAGTAAATACATAAAAAAATATGGCATACAGGTACCGCCTTCTTCCATACTTATTGTTTCTGGAGCACTTCAAGCATTACAGCTTATATCACTATCCCTTTTACCTCCAGGATCTAAAATATTGGTAGAAGATCCATCCTATTTAAAATCTTTGCACATATTCCAATCTCTTGGAGTGAATCTGACTGGTTTGAAAATGGATGGTGAAGGAATTATTCCTGGAGAAATACAAAAAAATGGAGGAAAGAATGCTGCTAAAATGCTATACACCATTCCTACATTTAATAATCCAACAGGAATTGTAATGAGTGAAAAAAGACGTATGAAAATTTTAAAATGCTGCGGAGATTTAAGAATTCCCATTGTAGAAGATGATGTATATAGAGAATTGTGGATAGAAAAATCTCCTCCCATGCCTCTTAAGAGTAGAGATAAAAATGGTAATGTACTGTATCTTGGGAGTATTTCAAAATGTCTCGCTCCTGGTTTTAGAATTGGATGGATTGCAGGCGCTGAAAGTGTAATAGAAAGACTGGCGGATATAAAAATGCAAACTGATTATGGTTCTAGCTCTATATCTCAGATGATGTTAATGGAGTGGATAAGCAGTGGATTATATGAGGAACATCTCAAAGAATTCAGGAGAAAACTTAGATTTCGTAGGGATAAAACTATAGAAATTCTAAAGGATAACTTTAAAGACATAGCTTCCTGGAATATTCCCCAAGGAGGATTTTACATATGGCTCAAATTAAACTCCAATATATCTATAAATAAATTATTTCAAGAATCAATAAAAGAAAAAATTCTTATTAATCCCGGAAGCATGTATAGCTTTTCTAATAATCAAAATCTGAGAATATCTTATTCTTATGCTTTAATGAATCAAATGGAAATGGGACTTAAAAAGCTATCCCATATAATTAGAAAATTGGAAAAAGAACAAAATAGTTGTTAA
- a CDS encoding HAD-IC family P-type ATPase translates to MKEVNILPGRIRFKTNKIYRNKVLAKYTDVYIGNIYGVKYSNVSCNTGSILIIYDEAKTNMKLIKHNIEQVLSSKINYDSKSLDSYNSYYEIKKKTNKVKTKLVWSGLVYLLFRIKNSIFGKSFISSSIRALGTASVITIVAGYPFLKNVYKKFTKHIYLNSEFILKLAAMCLTVLRESTEGLLLIALIDFNNYIKLSADLKCQKLLKHNMVTPPNTAWIITSTGDEMLTSIHSVELNDIIYIHKGELVPAEGEVLDGSSFISNFYRTGQPTVFPISKGNTVYQGTVVLSGNLKVRITKIPQVLNKDDISFEQLNLNKRVVKFQDRIVVIAALLGITCYIFTRDILNVLSIILVLCPESSELALNTGIKNYIHLLSKYNIYLRNPNTFEKIIDTDSIVFDKTGTLTYGNMEIIDIQSFDKNYTDEAILKICSSCEASNYHPISNTFKSQLQKLHNIDKMQAAEDSLVENEFYRNNYILENVQNSILIPSKGVKAVYNNHTVLIGNDEFFMENNIALDEILDKYLHYKNKLYTPILISLEGKLTGMIIMRESIRHSSYELIPKLKLKGITNLSLLTSDSYDRGKYVSDILDINNIYGDCNDEEKLKIIEKQKIYNIVMMVGDGLNDVSAMRAADVSVSFADSFCDQIKLNSDCIIFEDNMGRLNDLITLSKSSYKIIDMNIKIANLYNITFGALALMGGFSVFAAKSINTINSILVLILNERIKWIFPKT, encoded by the coding sequence TTGAAAGAAGTAAATATATTACCTGGGCGTATTAGATTTAAAACTAATAAAATCTATAGAAACAAAGTATTAGCTAAATATACGGATGTATATATTGGAAATATATATGGAGTAAAATATAGTAATGTAAGTTGCAATACTGGAAGCATTCTTATAATATATGATGAAGCAAAGACAAATATGAAATTAATTAAACATAATATAGAACAAGTTTTATCATCTAAAATAAATTATGATTCTAAAAGTCTGGATTCCTATAATTCATATTATGAGATTAAGAAAAAAACAAATAAAGTTAAGACTAAACTTGTATGGTCTGGTTTAGTCTATTTGTTATTTAGAATTAAAAATTCTATATTTGGAAAATCTTTCATTAGCAGCAGCATAAGGGCATTAGGGACAGCTTCTGTAATTACTATTGTAGCGGGATATCCTTTTCTCAAAAACGTTTATAAGAAGTTTACAAAACATATTTATTTAAATTCAGAATTCATCTTAAAATTAGCGGCTATGTGTCTTACTGTTTTAAGAGAAAGTACAGAAGGTTTATTATTAATTGCTTTAATTGATTTTAACAATTACATAAAATTATCTGCTGACTTAAAATGTCAGAAATTATTAAAGCATAATATGGTTACCCCTCCTAATACCGCATGGATTATCACAAGTACTGGTGATGAGATGTTAACTTCAATTCATTCAGTAGAGTTAAACGATATTATATATATCCACAAGGGTGAACTAGTTCCAGCGGAAGGAGAAGTTTTAGATGGCAGTAGTTTCATTAGCAATTTTTATCGCACAGGCCAACCCACTGTATTTCCTATAAGTAAAGGAAATACAGTATACCAGGGTACTGTAGTTTTATCTGGTAATTTAAAAGTTCGCATAACAAAAATTCCACAGGTGTTAAATAAAGATGATATCTCTTTTGAACAATTAAATTTAAATAAGAGAGTAGTCAAATTTCAAGATAGAATTGTAGTTATTGCTGCTTTATTAGGAATTACATGTTATATATTTACAAGAGATATATTGAATGTTTTATCAATAATATTGGTTTTGTGCCCGGAATCATCTGAATTAGCTTTAAATACTGGAATAAAAAATTATATTCATTTATTGAGTAAGTATAATATATACCTTAGAAATCCCAACACCTTTGAGAAAATTATAGATACCGACAGTATAGTTTTTGATAAAACAGGTACATTAACTTATGGAAATATGGAGATTATAGATATACAGTCCTTTGATAAAAACTATACTGATGAAGCTATACTTAAAATATGTTCATCCTGTGAAGCATCTAATTATCATCCTATATCTAATACTTTCAAAAGTCAGTTACAAAAATTACATAATATAGATAAAATGCAGGCAGCTGAGGATTCTTTAGTAGAAAATGAATTTTATAGAAATAATTATATCTTAGAAAATGTACAAAATTCCATATTGATACCGTCAAAAGGAGTAAAAGCTGTATACAATAATCATACAGTTCTAATAGGAAATGATGAATTTTTCATGGAAAATAACATAGCTTTAGATGAAATACTAGATAAATACTTACATTATAAAAATAAGCTATATACGCCTATTCTCATTAGCTTAGAGGGCAAACTTACAGGCATGATCATAATGCGGGAAAGTATACGGCATAGTTCTTATGAATTAATTCCTAAGCTTAAACTTAAGGGTATAACAAATTTATCTTTATTGACAAGTGATAGTTATGACAGAGGTAAATATGTTTCTGATATATTAGATATAAATAATATCTATGGTGATTGTAATGATGAAGAAAAGCTAAAGATTATAGAAAAGCAGAAAATATATAATATAGTTATGATGGTAGGAGATGGTTTAAATGATGTATCTGCAATGAGGGCTGCAGATGTAAGTGTGAGCTTTGCAGATTCATTCTGTGATCAAATCAAGTTAAATTCAGATTGTATAATATTTGAAGATAATATGGGTAGATTGAATGATTTAATTACGTTGTCTAAAAGTTCTTATAAAATAATAGATATGAATATTAAAATAGCAAATTTATATAATATTACATTTGGCGCTCTTGCATTAATGGGAGGATTCAGTGTATTTGCTGCGAAATCGATAAATACGATAAATTCCATTTTAGTTTTAATTCTTAATGAAAGAATTAAATGGATTTTTCCCAAAACTTAA
- a CDS encoding HMA2 domain-containing protein, which translates to MINLNYNRIKIVSSLPGRLRANISNLFRNDKIAFNIKIILIRSKGIFSVKPSKVTGNVLINYDTACISENEIIIILDGCLNIKNKLKIAGNVNNDSLCKIIFHTLNPLSLFGKKRAKEIYRNEYISSKKIINISLIMSGITFLVTNSIYKAFSVLILGYPGILFSIALVSCYYASSKLKYDGIYFKDYHSFYLIKDVNTLLIDSSLFLNKFHKYDKLLSHLDRMDFEKLIILNQLENPVSNRMKSIIENIRLLGINNISIIGNCKNVVISYISYYLGIGILDYEVLKYNANYGFNNKTKEKGAFLVTNKFLEEFEEYLYHDLVICVYKNYAAMIDMLKGNINLEYNHMYKLPLIIELSHFCSEIDIQTKNVAVTLNIIGMLLSIMDYLNPLKSIIFYSFNTLISILTLKFRLKLYNIEKKQ; encoded by the coding sequence ATGATCAATTTAAATTATAACAGGATAAAAATTGTATCCTCTCTACCGGGAAGGCTTAGAGCTAATATATCTAATCTCTTTAGAAATGATAAAATAGCGTTTAATATAAAAATTATACTAATCAGATCAAAGGGTATATTTTCTGTTAAACCAAGTAAAGTAACTGGAAATGTCCTTATTAATTATGATACTGCCTGTATATCCGAAAATGAAATTATAATTATTTTAGACGGATGTTTGAATATTAAAAATAAATTAAAGATTGCTGGAAATGTAAATAATGATTCATTATGTAAAATAATATTCCACACATTAAATCCTCTATCATTGTTTGGAAAAAAACGGGCTAAAGAAATATATAGAAATGAATATATAAGTTCTAAGAAAATAATAAATATTTCACTAATTATGTCGGGTATTACGTTTTTAGTCACTAATAGTATATATAAAGCTTTTTCGGTGCTTATTTTAGGCTATCCAGGTATTTTATTTTCTATAGCTTTAGTTTCATGTTATTATGCATCATCCAAACTAAAATATGATGGTATATATTTTAAAGATTATCATTCTTTTTATTTAATAAAGGATGTAAATACTTTATTGATAGATAGCAGTTTATTTTTAAATAAGTTTCATAAGTACGATAAATTATTATCACATCTAGACAGAATGGATTTTGAGAAACTTATAATATTAAATCAATTAGAGAATCCTGTTTCTAATAGAATGAAATCAATTATAGAAAATATACGCTTGTTAGGAATTAACAACATATCCATAATCGGAAATTGTAAAAATGTTGTTATAAGCTATATTAGTTATTATTTGGGGATAGGTATATTAGATTATGAGGTTTTGAAATATAATGCTAACTATGGTTTTAATAATAAAACAAAAGAAAAAGGAGCTTTTTTGGTTACAAATAAATTTTTAGAGGAGTTTGAGGAATATTTATATCATGATCTGGTTATATGTGTATATAAGAATTATGCTGCTATGATAGATATGTTAAAAGGCAATATTAATCTTGAATATAATCATATGTATAAATTACCTTTAATAATAGAACTAAGTCATTTTTGTAGTGAAATAGATATTCAAACTAAAAATGTTGCTGTAACACTGAATATAATCGGAATGTTATTATCAATTATGGATTATTTAAATCCATTAAAATCCATAATATTTTATAGTTTTAATACTCTGATTTCAATTTTAACTTTAAAATTTAGATTGAAACTCTATAATATTGAAAAAAAACAATAA
- a CDS encoding asparagine synthase, producing the protein MKVRRGAIPTFLGTAVTATGAALTAMEIVPLVAAGAVGFGLAHIVLGGIEMSRNKKNRTKRMN; encoded by the coding sequence ATGAAAGTTCGCAGAGGAGCAATCCCAACCTTCCTTGGAACAGCAGTTACAGCTACTGGAGCTGCTTTAACAGCTATGGAAATAGTACCGTTGGTTGCTGCTGGAGCAGTTGGTTTTGGATTAGCACATATAGTTCTTGGAGGAATAGAGATGAGCAGAAATAAAAAGAATAGGACAAAAAGGATGAATTAG
- a CDS encoding HAD-IC family P-type ATPase — translation MFNNRPNIKKLNDYILYKRIRMPIKYVYRNENMSKKITNFIMSIEGVAEAKANPITGKVLIIFDENIVSESYIESQINIYIRKSKIKCNSNVIKINRTHEEMSESIAFDDIRTPPLSKNAPVDGLTTWHTMDKSQIENILKTNFQSGLTNKTAKEKIKELGLNVLSEKKKSSLISKFIKNLNEFSVKLFLGISAISLFLGQIPDAIAVLGIVLIETILGTAQQYKAEKSLYSLKDMLVHKTKVLRNGKEIYINAKHLVPGDVILLEAGDKIPADARIIECNDLKTTEASLTGESTAVVKSIDACNKYTELGNRYNMLFMGTDVICGRGKAVVVATGMNTEIGKIEAMLQNIKSEATPLQLKIQNFTTKLTKVCLISCAVIGFGALLAGISLAQVLTMAVSFSMGALPESLPAIVTVSMALGVQRMSKHNAIVRRLNSIETLGSTNVICCDKTGTLTMNEMTVKRIYTDKCLYDVTGSGYSPKGEIDLIEGDPTKKTSLEKLLTAGVVCNNASLVNKENKWIIEGDPTEGSLITAAHKLDLDEYVIREANQRLKEIPFDSCRRFMTVVVENPDGKIAYCKGSLDCIIEKCKTIYDDGVERLLTSTDKEKLLSVCDEMGENALRVLAFAYKKVGNRSSEDIDNNFVFLGLVGMEDPPKEGVEKCIQKCHNAGIKVVMITGDHKNTASAIGRELGLLTDGLVISGNELENMTEEELDSKIQKIQIFARTSPEQKHRIVKAFKRFGYVVAMAGDGVNDAPAIKEANVGIAMGSNGSDVAKDVASITLVDDDFCTIVNAIEEGRTVNNNIKNSMRYLLAGSIGEIIAIALASTVGGILPLISIQILWINVISESILGSTLATEPSSEEVMDNPPIKRYEPLIDRKLGSQIIRRGVGIGLTTFAIFEGSILLGAGLNRARTLAFSSLVCSQLANVYDCRRNKSTLPNRYTSIAAASSIAMLLGTIYIPFLNPYFGTQALTLIDWGAIAGVTMLSRI, via the coding sequence ATGTTTAACAATAGGCCAAATATCAAAAAATTAAATGACTACATTTTATATAAAAGAATAAGAATGCCTATCAAATATGTATACAGAAATGAAAACATGTCAAAAAAAATAACTAATTTCATTATGTCTATTGAAGGAGTAGCTGAAGCAAAAGCCAATCCCATAACAGGCAAAGTACTTATAATATTTGATGAAAACATAGTATCAGAAAGCTACATAGAAAGCCAAATTAACATCTATATAAGAAAGTCAAAAATAAAATGTAACTCTAATGTAATTAAAATCAATAGAACTCATGAGGAAATGTCAGAGTCTATTGCCTTTGACGATATTAGAACTCCCCCACTTAGCAAAAATGCACCAGTTGACGGCCTAACAACATGGCATACCATGGATAAAAGCCAGATAGAGAATATACTTAAAACAAATTTTCAATCTGGTTTAACCAATAAAACTGCAAAAGAAAAGATTAAAGAATTAGGGTTAAATGTCCTATCAGAGAAAAAGAAAAGTTCTTTAATATCTAAATTTATAAAAAATTTAAATGAATTTTCAGTAAAGTTATTTTTAGGTATTAGTGCTATTTCACTTTTTTTAGGCCAAATACCTGATGCCATAGCTGTACTTGGTATAGTACTTATAGAAACCATACTTGGAACAGCCCAGCAATATAAGGCAGAAAAATCTCTATATTCTTTAAAAGATATGCTTGTACATAAAACTAAGGTGCTCAGAAATGGTAAAGAAATCTATATAAATGCTAAACATCTAGTACCTGGTGATGTTATCTTATTGGAAGCAGGAGACAAAATTCCCGCTGATGCCAGAATAATTGAATGTAATGATTTAAAAACTACAGAAGCTTCACTAACTGGCGAATCCACTGCTGTAGTTAAGTCCATAGATGCCTGTAACAAATATACTGAACTAGGAAACAGATATAATATGTTATTTATGGGCACCGATGTAATATGTGGAAGAGGAAAAGCAGTTGTAGTAGCTACAGGAATGAATACTGAAATTGGGAAAATTGAAGCAATGCTTCAGAACATAAAGTCGGAGGCTACTCCTCTTCAATTGAAAATACAAAATTTTACTACAAAATTAACTAAGGTATGTTTAATTTCCTGTGCTGTTATCGGTTTTGGAGCACTGCTGGCAGGCATAAGTCTAGCTCAAGTATTAACCATGGCCGTAAGCTTCTCCATGGGAGCATTGCCTGAAAGTCTTCCAGCTATTGTAACTGTTTCAATGGCCCTGGGAGTACAGAGAATGAGCAAGCACAATGCAATTGTAAGAAGGTTAAATTCAATAGAAACTTTAGGTTCCACTAATGTAATTTGCTGTGATAAGACAGGAACACTTACCATGAATGAGATGACAGTAAAGAGAATTTATACAGATAAATGTTTATATGACGTAACCGGTTCAGGATATAGTCCAAAAGGAGAAATTGATCTTATTGAAGGTGATCCAACAAAAAAGACCAGTTTAGAAAAATTGTTAACTGCAGGAGTAGTTTGTAATAATGCTTCTTTAGTAAATAAAGAAAATAAATGGATCATAGAAGGAGATCCAACAGAAGGATCACTAATAACTGCTGCACATAAGCTGGATTTAGATGAATATGTAATAAGAGAAGCCAATCAACGACTAAAAGAAATTCCTTTTGATAGCTGTAGACGGTTTATGACAGTAGTGGTGGAAAACCCGGATGGAAAAATAGCATATTGTAAAGGCTCTTTAGATTGCATTATAGAAAAATGCAAAACAATATATGACGATGGAGTTGAAAGATTACTAACATCAACGGACAAAGAAAAATTATTATCTGTATGTGATGAAATGGGTGAAAATGCTCTTAGAGTTTTAGCTTTTGCATACAAAAAAGTAGGTAATAGATCCTCTGAAGATATTGATAATAATTTTGTCTTTCTGGGGCTGGTAGGAATGGAAGATCCTCCTAAAGAAGGTGTTGAAAAGTGCATACAAAAATGTCATAATGCAGGTATTAAAGTTGTAATGATTACAGGGGATCATAAAAATACTGCATCTGCTATAGGGAGAGAACTGGGTCTATTAACCGACGGATTGGTTATATCAGGAAATGAACTGGAGAATATGACTGAGGAAGAACTAGATTCTAAAATTCAAAAAATACAAATTTTTGCCAGAACATCGCCGGAACAAAAACATAGAATTGTAAAAGCTTTTAAGCGCTTTGGATATGTGGTTGCCATGGCCGGTGACGGAGTAAATGATGCGCCAGCTATAAAAGAAGCCAATGTAGGTATAGCCATGGGAAGCAATGGAAGTGATGTGGCAAAAGACGTTGCATCTATAACCCTTGTTGATGATGACTTTTGTACTATAGTAAACGCTATTGAAGAAGGAAGAACTGTAAATAACAATATAAAAAATTCAATGAGATATTTATTGGCAGGCAGCATAGGTGAAATAATAGCTATTGCATTAGCTTCAACTGTAGGAGGAATTTTGCCTCTTATATCCATACAAATATTATGGATAAATGTAATTTCAGAAAGTATTCTAGGCTCTACACTGGCAACAGAACCTTCCAGTGAAGAAGTTATGGATAATCCACCTATAAAAAGGTATGAACCATTAATTGATAGGAAACTAGGATCACAGATTATTAGAAGAGGTGTTGGAATAGGTTTAACCACTTTCGCAATATTTGAAGGTTCCATACTATTAGGTGCTGGATTAAATAGGGCAAGAACTTTAGCCTTTTCCAGTTTAGTATGTTCTCAGCTTGCTAATGTTTATGATTGTAGAAGAAACAAATCAACGCTGCCTAATAGGTATACTAGTATTGCAGCTGCTTCTTCTATAGCTATGTTACTAGGTACTATATACATACCATTTTTAAATCCTTACTTTGGAACCCAAGCTCTTACTCTAATAGATTGGGGGGCAATAGCTGGAGTAACTATGCTTAGCAGGATATAA